In one window of Miscanthus floridulus cultivar M001 chromosome 12, ASM1932011v1, whole genome shotgun sequence DNA:
- the LOC136495563 gene encoding uncharacterized protein — protein MAVPNYTYLKLKMSGPSGIITIESTYEHAYDCDVKCIEYAKALVEAETLIANLDRLGSELPEPKCGTRTFEPVEAIKLVPVDPTYPDDRALRINATLNIK, from the coding sequence atggcggtccccaactacacctaccttaagctcaagatgtcgggtccCAGTGGCATCATCACGATCGAGTCcacatacgagcatgcatacgactgcgatgtcaaatgcatcgagtacgccaaggctctcgtggaggccgagaccctcatcgccaacctcgaccgacttggcAGCGAGCTGCCCGAGCCCAAGTGTGGTACTAGGACTTTCGAGCccgtggaggccatcaagctcgttccggtcgaccccacctaccccgacgaccgagcgtTGAGGATCAAtgccaccctcaacatcaaatag